A single region of the Oscillospiraceae bacterium genome encodes:
- a CDS encoding DUF624 domain-containing protein → MNADKRAKILENELKAQEKFNKKYYREEAPEKKKRALFVFLESVFENLGKLFMLNIFYGIIFSPVILLGFMVNLILTNSNYNQYISNIPLMILIVLILGIILGPLTAASFYIYKNLKTGKHIYFFSDFFKQFKSNFKQSFIFGVFDAVIAATILSFWTLFRAIMTTGADLKTTITLCLIGFILFLYYSMRPYVYLQIVSINLKVPQIVRNALFFAFLGVKENFLSLIIFAVLVGIGVLGFTLTPWLLLFWLIGFSLIGYSQVFSVYKVFHHHLIAPEEERAEKETELDSVSYEADLNDNTDENQPENKESE, encoded by the coding sequence ATGAATGCTGACAAACGCGCTAAAATTCTTGAAAATGAATTAAAGGCACAGGAAAAATTTAATAAAAAATATTACAGGGAAGAGGCTCCCGAAAAGAAAAAACGGGCTCTTTTCGTATTCTTAGAATCTGTTTTCGAAAATCTCGGAAAGCTTTTTATGCTTAATATTTTTTACGGAATTATTTTTTCTCCTGTTATATTATTGGGTTTCATGGTCAATTTGATCCTGACCAACAGTAATTACAATCAATATATTTCTAATATTCCGTTAATGATTTTAATCGTTTTGATCTTGGGGATTATTCTCGGCCCTCTGACCGCTGCGAGTTTCTATATTTACAAAAACCTGAAAACGGGTAAACATATTTACTTTTTCTCGGATTTTTTCAAACAATTCAAATCCAACTTTAAACAATCCTTTATTTTCGGTGTTTTCGATGCAGTCATTGCTGCTACCATTTTATCTTTTTGGACCCTTTTTCGCGCCATTATGACAACCGGCGCGGATTTAAAAACAACGATTACCCTTTGTTTGATCGGATTTATCTTGTTTTTATATTATAGTATGCGTCCTTACGTTTATCTTCAAATCGTCTCCATCAACCTGAAAGTTCCGCAAATTGTGCGTAATGCCTTGTTTTTCGCATTTTTGGGTGTAAAGGAAAACTTCTTGTCACTCATCATTTTTGCTGTTTTAGTCGGCATTGGTGTTCTTGGGTTCACGTTAACCCCTTGGCTACTGTTGTTTTGGTTGATCGGATTTTCACTAATCGGCTATTCGCAGGTTTTCAGTGTATACAAAGTTTTTCATCATCATCTTATTGCGCCCGAAGAAGAGCGTGCAGAAAAAGAGACTGAGCTCGATTCCGTCTCTTACGAAGCTGATTTAAATGATAACACGGATGAAAACCAACCTGAAAATAAAGAAAGCGAGTAA
- a CDS encoding tyrosine-type recombinase/integrase has protein sequence MRERYLEYLKSVKKVRPNTACCYLNDVDLLERKIKDFGIDHFEDLDTESFGLIISFLEHEGRSSASLERFVSGVKNFYGFLVYDGICTVNPLTGYNIIHEQKKLPVILTESEVSRILAQPDIATFKGIRDRALLELSYASALRITELLALNVGDVNLSKSQILSKSAKKRRNITIYPTAVKILAEYMNAYTKMLQALPTQSAPLFVNQQMTRLTRQGFWKIIKDYSKDAGIVKEVTPLMLRQSYAFHLVGKGAGEEDIMRLMDYRNIASAKIYAIK, from the coding sequence ATGCGCGAAAGGTATTTGGAATACCTGAAAAGCGTCAAGAAAGTAAGACCCAATACTGCTTGTTGTTATTTAAACGACGTGGATCTTCTTGAACGCAAAATTAAGGATTTCGGAATCGATCATTTTGAGGACCTTGACACCGAATCATTCGGACTAATCATATCTTTTCTTGAGCACGAAGGGCGTTCTTCGGCTTCTCTGGAGCGTTTTGTCTCCGGAGTAAAAAACTTTTACGGGTTTCTTGTCTACGACGGGATATGCACCGTAAATCCGCTTACCGGGTATAATATTATTCATGAGCAGAAAAAGCTGCCCGTTATTTTAACTGAATCAGAGGTTTCCCGAATTCTTGCGCAGCCGGATATAGCCACTTTTAAGGGCATTCGTGATCGAGCGCTTTTGGAACTCTCTTATGCTTCCGCGCTCCGAATTACAGAACTGCTTGCATTAAATGTCGGGGATGTAAATTTGTCAAAATCCCAGATTCTCAGCAAATCCGCAAAAAAACGCAGAAATATCACAATCTATCCGACGGCCGTTAAAATTTTAGCGGAATACATGAACGCCTATACGAAAATGCTTCAAGCCCTTCCTACCCAATCAGCGCCGCTTTTTGTCAATCAGCAGATGACCCGCCTGACCAGACAGGGATTTTGGAAGATCATTAAAGATTATTCCAAAGACGCCGGAATTGTCAAGGAAGTAACGCCGTTGATGTTGCGGCAGAGTTACGCTTTTCATCTGGTCGGTAAAGGGGCAGGGGAAGAGGATATTATGCGTCTGATGGATTATCGCAATATCGCTTCGGCAAAAATTTACGCAATTAAATAA
- a CDS encoding stage II sporulation protein M has translation MKDFLIRFSHTLGLDEPRILKNFGICIAVLVGGTLIGAIAAGTLYSNDTSGISGIYDGICAQYNEPTFSSLFVRSILVSFAYFLICGLSATFAFGVAVAGAALFIRGLSSGLIAGTLCCYRQLNGFTFYIFGLLPGFIISCSALIYAASLGFEGSKVYFNSLLKNGKKRAGSQIPIYAYPLCVLVIAAGSLLDGVLGLGFYKLL, from the coding sequence ATGAAAGATTTTTTGATCAGGTTTTCGCATACGCTGGGTTTGGACGAGCCGAGGATTTTAAAAAATTTCGGTATCTGCATTGCCGTTTTGGTCGGCGGTACTTTGATCGGCGCCATTGCGGCCGGAACATTATATTCAAATGATACAAGCGGTATTTCCGGTATTTACGACGGAATTTGCGCACAATATAACGAGCCGACATTCAGTTCTCTTTTTGTCCGATCGATACTTGTTTCATTTGCTTATTTTTTAATTTGCGGATTATCCGCAACCTTCGCATTCGGTGTTGCTGTTGCGGGTGCCGCACTATTTATCAGGGGATTATCCAGTGGTCTGATTGCCGGAACTTTATGCTGTTACCGACAGCTGAATGGCTTTACATTCTACATATTCGGATTACTGCCGGGTTTCATCATTTCTTGCAGTGCACTAATTTATGCGGCATCTCTTGGATTTGAAGGCTCAAAGGTTTATTTTAATTCGCTTTTGAAAAACGGAAAAAAGCGCGCCGGAAGTCAAATTCCGATATATGCGTATCCGTTATGCGTATTGGTCATTGCGGCCGGTTCGCTGTTAGATGGGGTTTTAGGGTTAGGGTTTTACAAATTACTTTAA
- the proC gene encoding pyrroline-5-carboxylate reductase: protein MIVGFIGVGNLASSVISGMRKSEKFKETQLFLCDKFPEKAKSLLDNHTKLCVSEAEVIANSDCIFIAIKPADFEQTLKTITDTADVSGKFFVSTAAAVTTEYISSRLNDAPVIRTMPNLPIANGIGATAVCGGQGTDKKQIQFVCDIFEASGLCVVLPEEMMNKVIAVNGSSPAYVYLFAKAMVDWAVQNGFDETVARQLVAQTIKGSAEMIIKSETSLDALVKAVCSPGGTTIEAVKVLEESDFCNTVARAMDACTAKAEILKK, encoded by the coding sequence ATGATTGTGGGTTTCATCGGCGTCGGAAATTTGGCGTCCTCGGTGATCTCCGGGATGAGAAAGAGCGAAAAATTCAAAGAGACACAGCTTTTTCTCTGTGACAAATTCCCCGAGAAAGCAAAGTCACTTCTGGACAATCACACAAAACTCTGCGTCTCCGAGGCGGAAGTCATCGCCAATTCCGACTGCATTTTTATCGCCATTAAACCGGCCGATTTTGAACAGACCTTGAAAACGATTACGGACACGGCGGATGTATCCGGTAAATTCTTTGTCAGTACCGCTGCCGCAGTAACGACGGAGTATATCTCGTCCCGTCTTAACGATGCTCCTGTCATTCGGACGATGCCAAACTTACCGATTGCCAACGGCATCGGCGCAACCGCCGTTTGCGGAGGGCAGGGGACCGATAAGAAGCAGATTCAATTTGTCTGTGATATCTTCGAAGCAAGCGGCCTTTGTGTGGTCTTGCCTGAGGAAATGATGAACAAAGTGATCGCCGTCAACGGCAGCAGCCCTGCGTACGTTTATCTTTTTGCGAAAGCCATGGTCGACTGGGCCGTTCAAAACGGATTTGATGAAACTGTCGCTCGGCAGCTAGTTGCACAGACCATCAAGGGTTCCGCAGAGATGATTATAAAATCGGAAACATCGCTTGACGCCCTTGTCAAAGCTGTGTGTTCTCCGGGCGGAACGACCATTGAAGCCGTTAAAGTCCTGGAAGAAAGCGACTTTTGTAACACTGTGGCTCGGGCGATGGACGCCTGTACCGCCAAAGCCGAGATTCTGAAGAAATAA